Genomic window (Oryza sativa Japonica Group chromosome 3, ASM3414082v1):
GACGGCCACCGCATTTCCTTCAACGAGACGTTTGCCGAGGTCCGGTTCCTTCAGCCCCGGTCTCGCTAATTTTGGTTTGATGACGCGTTTGGCGATTGCTCCGCAGGTCTAAAGTGTTGGTGTCGCTTATGTTTGGTAATTACTGGAATCGACGTCTTGTTGTTCACGGATTAATTTGTTTCTGCGGAGTAACGAACCTAAATCATGTGAAAATGTTGAGTAGATGATCACCTAGTACTAGTAATATTACTTCAACTCGGATCATTGGAATGCCTAATTCAAATTCATTGATTGCCTAACTGCACTGCAATTTACATTTAGGGGCTGTTTGCTTACCTGCAGCGCAATATACATTTAGGGGTTCTTTGGGAGAATGATTTTTATCTCTCGATAAGTAGTgatcaattttaaaattgagAAATTctacttctacaagttgtaacaaaaaggaaaaatcaaGCTGAAACTATTATACGTGGATTCACAGTTATATAtgttacaacttgtaaaagttgaatttgattttcatgtttgtatagtgatatatcacatattaatatacaTTCAAGAAATGAGGGGACATCGACACAAACTTTTCCCTGTTGTTTATCCGATTAccatattttaataaataaagtcAACTATGTTCAATTGTTCTGTTTATTTCATTGGCCATCTCTGTCGCTAAGTAACCCCATTTTTCTAGCACACTTCCGAAATACTCAGTCTCACCAAACCTTGCCATAGCTGCAGTGAGCGGCTTCTTCACCACAAGTGTGATTTACCTGATATATTGGTAGAAATAGGTTGGTTAGTGTGGCCATCAACTATGGAGCATATCCAGTGAAAACGGGCTGTGTTGAAGAAGGTACATTGTAATTTCTTCCACCTGGACACCTAGTTCAAGCCGTTGTTAATCTTCCTTAGGTGGAAATGAAAGAGCGACCTGGGATACCTGTACTTACAATAGAAAACTGTAATACACTTTTCAACTGCAACTATTGCGTTAACACAAAAAACAATAGGCAGTTattaaaccttttttttcttctttatgATGAACCGTGGATGAAAAACAACTGTCAACTGTAATACATATGATTTTATATCATTTAAAGGGTACCTACTGACTGAAATATCAAACTGCGTGTTTTGTTGTTTACAGAGGGAATTAGGTGTGAGCTGGGATGTTGAGCTATATGGAGAATTGCTCAAGATAGGTGGCGGAAAGGAAAGGTTAATCAACACTTTGCTGCTTTCTTTCATTTGTTGGCCTGCCAAAATCCTAGCCATTCATTTGCATTCTTCAATACAAACAGGCGTTTCCTCGAAACATGTTTTGAAAATGTAGTTTGTGCCCATATAGGTTatatctatactcctttaaaagaCCCCAATAGTGGTGGTGAGTGGTGAATCTgccaccacccaccaccactACCATGTGGGTCCCCCAAATAGTGAGATAGGTGGACTTTTATCCCATCCCCCAACCAGAAGCCATCAAACAaggaaaatttattttaaagtgAGAtacaaaatgatgaaaaatatgattgAATTATTTACAGTggatataattttattttaatttttgaggTTTTAaagtctttttttaattcccgttgcaacgcacgggcattcaGCTAGTTCTGTATGAAATCTGTAGTTATCAACCTGAaactgtaagaaaaaaaatatgctgCTCCGTTACTGTGTCAATTTACATATTTACACTTAGTCACTACTGTGAACACATAAATGATAAAACAATAGTGTTAAATgcacaagaaaaaaattaagattTTGCAATCCATCTCCTTAATTATGTTGTATACATCTAAACAGTTTACGCTTTCCACTAATTGTTCACATAACAGATTTGCAATTTATTATTGATTCTGACTATTATCTTGACTGGTAGGGGAAACATTAAAATGCATTTTACCACTGGCATTTACTAAGGATATTAAACTTCGGTAATCAGTGCAAGAACTTCACTGTCCTTTGCTAAGTCTATTGGCTTATGTTGATATGAAAGGTTAACAAATATTGTCTCTGGGGCAGGGACATCAAACCATTTGTTTGTTCTAACACAAAGAACAACATGGACTGTTCCGTTTGTGTATAAAGGCATCATAAGTGTATGCTTTTTCACGGAAACTAATAGTTATTACCTAAAGAAAATTCAAACAATCTAATTATCGCCAAGAGCAATATCAAGATGTCCAGGGTGAAGGATCATCAAATCGAATTTTGCTTATCCAATTGAAACTAAGGACCTAATCATCAGCAGTGTAGAGCTGATTATTTAGCATTGGAACTTAATGATTTAATTGTCCATTAGTGTCAGATGTTAGAACATGCTTTTTGGCAATGGTGATACTAAAAGAGCTACACTAAGAACAATGATTTATAGTTTTATGTTGGTTCCTTTTATGTTTTCCTGTAAATAAAATTGAATTTTCTGGTTGAATTTAACTCTAGCACCTATTTCAGGATGACAGCGTATTTCAGCAAAATGGGGTGGCCAGCTAAAGCACCAAAGACTGACGACGAAAGAAAGGAGTTTATTGCTTCGCTGCACAAGAGGAAAACAGAATTATTCATGGCTCTGATTGAGAAGAAGTTGCTTCCCCTCCGTCCAGGTGTTCAAAGGTCATATATTTTACATGAATTTGGACTTTAGCAACTTAATGCACTTCAAAAGTTCTAACACTTCGATATCCTGCTTTGCTACTTTAATACAAGTCAGTTATTATGTCTTGTGGATAGCCATTAGCAATTGTTCATCTTTAACTCTCATTTGCATTCTGCAACATTTCATTATTCTTTTGCTCTTTCTCAAACTATGTATAAACTGCAGTTATATTCTAGTTGTAGCCAAGCTATTTTTCTTTGCTGGAAAACTAAATGCATCTTAATTAATATTGCTTCTTGTACTTACAATTATAACATGAAATCATGACGATAATTGAAACAAGCTTTACAGAAGTAATATCATGAACTTCACTGTTTTACTTTCTGTTGAGGAAGTCTGCACTACATGCATTAGGAAGACATAACAATCCAATCCCACTATGGAATGTTGAATTTACTAACTTCGGAATATGTTGAAGTAAATTAGTATGGGGTAAGTTACCTAGATGTTTTAATTACAATTTACAGGTTAATAGATGAAGCCCTAGGAAAAGGAGTGAAAGTTGCAGTATGCAGTACTTCAAATGAGAAAGCTGTGAGTAACACAATATTTCCACCTTAAATGTACTTTTATGAAGTTAATTGTTAGGATTGGTAATAAcaattgttttcattttttatgaAATCTTTCTTCTGATTTTTTCATAAGGAAATACTCCAATAGTTTCTTATAAAAACTTAATATGTACTATTTTTCACACTTTTTAAATAGTAGTACATGTTGATAGTAGCTGTGAACTTGTATGCCAGATAGCTCACATATTTATGCTTGACTGAATGCAGGTTTCGGCAATAGTTTCATGTTTACTGGGCCCTGATCGTGCAGAAAAAATTACCATATTTGCTGGAGATGTGGTTCCTCGTAAAAAACCTGATCCAGtaagttattttttaattcaatAAATACTAATTCTATCAAACAATATTCTATCTAGTTCTTTATGGGAAGAAAAATTATTTCGAAGTGTATAGGGCATAGAATTATAAACTAATATGATAGTTTAAACTACTAGTGTTCCATCAGTATCCACGGGAAAATGTGTAATGTCTTGTACCACACTATGCTCAATCttaaaaggaaaattttattttacatcACTGAAACCACATGATTAGCGCTTAGATACTTTGTGCCTTCCAATTTCCAAATTAGTTGTGTTGAGAGAATACGGTGTTCCAAGCAAGCACACTACAACCAAACcctgaaaagaaataaagagaACTTGCCAGCAGCAGTGGTACAAGTGCTGTACCTGAGCGgccattatttatttattatgatATGGCCCAGATAGTGCCTTCCTTTGAAAGTTGCTGGTTCACTCAAATGAAATCATGATAGTTTAATTTGATGTTTGCTGGATTGATGATGATTCCTTCAAAATGATCCTTACATTTATTTAATaatagtatgttttttttatgaagaTCAACTCTTCTTTCAACCAAATTAAGTTATATTTGCTTATGTAGGAAGTAATTAACTTTTCTTGTGCTATAATTGGATTCCTGGATTTCATTTCTCACGAGAGAGTatgtttctttttatctttgcAGGCAATCTACTTACTTGCAGCAACCACACTTGGAGTCGATCCATCTAGGTAAGGAATGCCTGGGTTTCTTTCTGTTGTTCTGAGTACAAATGTTTAATGACTGTTAGTACAAACTTGTAATTAATATTTGTAGAGTCTACTGATTAATGAACTAGCTTGGTTAGATGTTAATTACTGCTTGACAACTCTCATAACTGTTAATCCATTCAAATGTAAAAGAAATATTGTGCGTCCTttaacattatttttttaagttacattttttttaaaaaaatgtttttataaGTAAGCAATTCTAGATTATTTTTccagtaaaaaaatataataaagctTTGTCGACATATGATGTATTTTGTAATAAATACCATTTTTATCAACAGTTTAATAGTTTTTCAGTTTACTAACACCTTTTTTCTTGGATATTTAGTTGTGTTGTTGTTGAAGACAGTACTATAGGGCTTGCAGCAGCCAAAGCTGCTGGTATGAAGTGTATCGTAACAAAAAGCgggtaagattttttttttccatgaaataTTTCAGTTGCATCAAATCGCTTTCACTAATTTTGCATGTATTCCATAATAAAGGCATCTGTTGATCTCTTCTGGGTGGAAGCCGATTGGATTATCATTAGCTGTAGCAATAGTGACAgtattcttcttctttttcttttttttttgaaaatgcaTGAGACCTGTGCTTCATCTCATTAAGAAGGAAAATAAACCACCCATACAACCAAGGGCTCACGAGCCCTTCACAGATCCACAAACAGCAAGGTGACACACGACCAAAACCACTCTACTGCAGCCTAGTGCCCTTGGGTTAGCGACCTACAAAGGAAAACTTGGAACACAAGAGCTCCAGTCAGGCACCAAACTAGCTTCTATTGATACTGCCCACAACACCTCCATGATGTATGGATTTGCTCTGTTGAAAACGCAGTCAGTACGGTGTTTCCAAATTTCCCAAGCAACTAGGATGATCAATGAATTCAGTCCCTTTTACTGCTCCTTAGGTACATTCTTGACAGCTTTCCACCACCATTTAGCAAAACGAGTTACCGAAGGTTGAGGGGCAGAGGGGCAGCAACCGCCATTCCCAGCTTCAAGAAAATCAAGGTCTGAACTTGCCGAGAGAAGACACATGAGACAAGGATGGATGGTTACGTCCTTTTGATCACATAGTGGACAGGTTGCCAGGTGTGCTAGTCCATGTTTGGCAAGTCGGTCCACTGTCCAACAACGATTGTTTATGGCCAACCATAGGAAAAACTTGCAGTGTAGAGGAGCCCAACTTATCCAAATACACCTCCAAGGGGCATACTTGATGGATCCAAGAAAGTAAGCATTCTAGGCTGACTTGCTATGTGTAGGGACCTGTAGTTGATAACTTCCATCTCTGTTGGTCCGGCACATCATTTTGTAGAGATAACCCATCCACCATGTCCCAAATACGAAGGTATTCACAAATAACCTTTTTTTtcgataatggaagctttattaaaACTCAGTCAAATACACCAAGATGATACATTTCAACTGAGCCCACTCCCGGCCTCTGCATAAGATGCACACAGCCACACACAAAGAAAGACCTATGTATACCCCCCTCACGAAACAAAAAATATTAGTGGCTATCAATCCGTAGACTAGATCACCAACCATGCTCTTGGGTAAAAAATTCTAGTGCCACCTGGTCCAAACTTTGCGGTACCACCACAATAGTATCCCGAAGACCCGGTTTGTAGAGGATAGCCAAGGTGCGAAGCCATCGGGTGACTAAAGTAATAGCCTGCAAAGGAGAAGACACCATCTTGTTATCAAAAATTACCCCATTTCTACTTAGCCAAATGGACCAACAAAGAGCTGTTGCACCCATCAAAACCAGATTTCTCATGTCTTTAGGAACACATGTAAGCCAACACCCAAACATATGAGTCACATTTTGAGGAGGTTGTAAGTTATAGGCCATATGAATAACAGACCAAACCAAGAGAGTAAGATGACATTGGAAGAACAAATGTTGAATGGTTTCGTCCTTATGACAGAAGCAACATTTGTTACTACCTTTCCACTTTCGCTTAGCTAGGTACTTTGTAAGCCTGAGTTGTAAGACCTCCTTTAGTATCATCCACCCAAGTAAATAAGACTTGTGCCACTGTGCAATGTTTCCTTGCCCTTCGGAGAGCCTTCCCAGAAAGATTTGGGGGTTTGGGGCCAATTCTGCAGTTGTTTTGCCTTTCAGCCATCTATCAGTCCAGAATTTGGTATTCTCCCCATTACCAATTATGCATTAGCTAATTAACTGTATATGTAGGACAACCCTGAATGTGCTATTGAAATAGGTAGATTAGGTTGCTGTTAAGTTTCTATTTTATGTTATTCGTCATTGCTTTCTTCTGTTCTGATCTTTCAATCTAAATAAATAATACGTGAGAATTATTCACCTCATGTTCCAATGAAATGTACGTGATATTATGTTTTTGGGGGCGCTGTGCAGATACACTGCAGAAGAGGACTTTGCAACAGCTGATGCTGTGTTCGATTGCATTGGTGACCCTCCAGAAGTACGCTTTGATTTGGAGTTCTGCGCCAACCTCCTCCAGAAACAATTTGTAAGCTGAAGGAGCAGACGGTCAATTTCACCCATATCATATAAATTCTATAAATTCTTGCCCAGGATTATGGAAAGCGGAAATGGTCTCTATAAAATCATTCCAAATACAAGAGTCAAGAGGAACAGCATTGCTTTATATACTATTGATATTTGTTATTTATGTATAGAGGAGTACATATATGAACATAATAGAATAAGAAATCGAAATATCTTTAATTGAAATTTGTTACTAAATCTGTCCTAAAAACAAGTTCACTTTTCTAACCGATTCATGGCAGCCACTTGTCCAAATTCTTGTAGAAAAATGAAGTCTTTTTTGACGGAGGAGGTAGTACTTTTCAGTATGTATGCTTTGATGGCTTTTAATCGCTTGGCATGCTGATCCAAATAGTGGGTTCCATGAGCACGCGTTTTTAATGGATTAGCTTTGAACGAAAAATGAAAGTTTGTCATGACAGTGGTCATTGGTTGGAACTTGTAACCATCTCTAGactctaggttttttttttcaagacagGCATCTAAAGTTGTGCAAAGCGTGACTATATGGCTAGTATTATAGAAAACGATAATATCAATAATAAATCGTTAAACTAGACAAACTCAGTAGCTTATATTAGATTCTATATGTGTCAAAAAAGCAAATACAATATGATGTAACGGACTTTATAAGGGTGTGTTAGGTTCATAGTCAAAGTTGGATGAGATATGTCGGTCcatattttgttggatatgGTTATCTAGTTTTTTATTTGGTTAAGTGAATATGGCGAtgcaattttttgtttggtcgTAGGGATGAAGGTGGATTTTGagatctaatttttttttttggctggagGGAGTAGGTGCATTTGCAGGTGTAGTCACCTCTCACTTGAGATGGTGAATATACCCCCATTAAATTAATACAtaatacaaattataaattcTCCAACAATTTTACACCACTACCTCCTTTATAAATACacatagaaaaaagaaaaaaaagaaaaaggaaaaggaaaaaggagaaaaaagcaGGGTGGATCTCGGGGctcgctgccgctgcctcctcctatCGGCCGTCGCTGCTCGCCTCCTCCCACCAGCCGCTGCAACCTCCTCCCACCAACGCGGCGCTCGCTGCTCACACCGGCCGCAGCGAActgttgtcgtcgtcgccgggttcgcatcgtcgtcatcgtcactAGCCGGGCTTGATCATCATCGTCTTCACCGCGGCGCTTGTCTCTCGCGCCGGATCCCTGGCTCACCGCTGTCCCCTCTTGCCACACTAGCCGCAGTGCATCGTTGTTGTCGTTGCCGGGCTCGCATCGTCATTGTCGTTGCCGCCGCGCTTGTCTCTTGCACCGGATCTCCGAGCTTGCCACCACTCCCTCCTCCAACCAACACGGCGCTTGCCGCCCATACCTGCCGCAACGCATTGTCATCGCCATCGCTGGGCACGCATTAGCGTCGTCATCACTGTCGGCTcgcatcgtcatcgtcatcgccccCTCTCTTTCCATGGAGGCCCCGCTCGTCCGATCGCTCGGGCGGCCAACCATCCGGCATCTGAGGAGAATATTCCCCTCCGGGCCGCCATGTCCCACTTCCGCCCACCAACcaaacacccaaaaaaaaacgaGCAGCCATGTCCTATCCACCCAAAACCTCCCATCTATGAGAAGGATCACATGACACTTGTGTTTATGAAAATGAGAGAGAGGTGCGCTaagtattaatggtgtagtatatatCCATATATAGCTATTGTGTGAGTGTGTTATTAGGTCGACTATGGATAATGTGgatatattattaaacttactTTTTTTATGCAAAAAAACTTGCTCTTTAAGCTCACCAGTGCTACATACagacaaccttttttttttcattgataATAAAATACGAGAACACGTACCTATAATTTTCGGGAATTTTCGAGTACATCTTTTTTACCCAATCAATTAGAATTCAGGTTAAAGAAGGTCTTTTTCCTCGTCGTATCCTTTATATGGAAATCCGGGGCCAGGGGGCCATTCCCTTGACTTGTACTGATGAGAAGTTTTTTACTCCACGAGAAATTGAACAAAAAGCTGCCGAATTGGCTTATTTATTGCGCATACCAATGGAAATATTTTAAGTACCAATTGAATTTTTTGAAATGAATTGAATGAAGAAGaataggaagaagaaaagttttCTCAACACGAGGGAAAAGGTCCCTTCGAAATTGCATTATTGTAAGGGGATTTTGAGTATTTATCTAAAGGAAGGAACAAATGAGGATAAGAGAAAATTGCTTCTAATTTGTCCAAGTGGGATATATggcgtaaaaaaaaaaaggcaagaaCAAAGAGGAGCGACACGCCTGTCCACATGCAGTTGGCTTCCAAAGTCGTTGCCTCGCCTGTTGCGAGTGAACACGGAACAGGACTCTGGAGCCACTGCCGATGACCGTTTTTTCATCGTCTTTCCAGGAAAACTATGGATGACGCCGTTAGCTACCACTTCACGTCTCCACTCTCCACCCAGGCACCTACTATACGGCTCCACCCATAGTTTTTCCTATGAGGTCTTTTAAGGTGCTTGAGAGGTACCTCCAGTACCTCCTCTCGGATAAACACTCACCATTGATTCAATAAGGACAGTTTAGGAATAAAAATATTGTAAACATGGATAGCACTGTAACTTTTTACAAATGTTTCCGTCTCTAATATGCTTCTTCGGCTTCTGTAGTGCTTCCGAATTCCGATACATGTTCGTGGGACTCATTCAATTTCCATATCAATCATTTACTcctattttgttgtgacttagGCACgttctccctccgttttatattataagtcattttgattttttttctaatcaaacttatttaaatttaaccaaaattatataaaaacataataacattcttaacacaaaacaaatatatgtaatattagatttttttttaaaactaatttaatattttaaatgctactaatttttcatgtaaatttgttcaaatttaacaaaacttaagtagaaaaaagttaaaacaacttataatataaaacggcgGGAATATAactcttttttcccttttgttgAGATACTATGAGAATATACCATATAGATTAAAGGAAAATATGTACACGATTATTATCAATTAATTTCTCAGTTTATCATTAATTACACAATTACTAATCGCGAGGTTAGTGGCGcattagggcagtcccaacccttcatctaggatggtgtctataacattaactacattgccatgtaagacttttagcttatgtggcactatattaattaagagagagagtgaagagaggaagaaattgggtctcatgcaagacacagcttcaacgcGAGAACCTATGCattagacactatcaagttttgcattaggagagaatagtgtcttcataatagatgaagaataaatatgattggtagagaagagagatgatgtatttattaatggcccactttaagaaaccataggttgtagagtgtagtttctattgtgatgtcttattgacatggcaccatagaCACTACTTATAGACATTATGGGTTGGCACTGCCCTTAGACCCCCTGCCGATCACGCCACGTCATGATTTAATTACCCTCTCTCAGCCTGATCTATGCAAAATCAAGATAATTACCTATTAAACTTTCCACTTAATTTACGGATTAAGTACCTTGGCCTATTTTTTACTACCTTTCAGAAGATACCTCTCTATGGACCATTAGATTTTAGTTGATTAACGGACCATATAACTTCCGAGAACCCCTCTTTTCGGGCAAAATCTTCTCGGTTTAGTGTTAACCAGCGACGAACAAATTATGAGAGGAAGTACTGCTACACGTGCTGAAGTGCATGCTTGTTTTTCCTCTTAGATATGTatgtctttttctttcttcttataaagttttctttcaaattacttatccgatctacaatccggttgcaccattgtgttcgttacaattaaatcttcacaacaagatcttacatgattatattacgatgaaaaaatatttatatttgtaaattacttttattatatacgtaagttacttttatcatatatatatatatatatatatatatatatatatatatatatatatatatatatatatatatatatatatataaaagttacttttagatttgactaagttacttcttagaaatataaaagtaaattcaataaagtctaaaaggtATTTACATGTATTAAAAAAGTAtcttaaaacaaaacggaagtaactttgtcacggtattagaagtaaattcattaaagttactttctttttgttataagttacttctataatatatgtaaattaattttaagctttattgaatttacttttatatatcgaagaagtaatttagtgaaatataaaagtaatttagatttattataaaagtaatttataatttttcatcaaaatataat
Coding sequences:
- the LOC4333266 gene encoding CBBY-like protein; amino-acid sequence: MAPAAASSSALLPAGTFSTARPVAGRPAGQRLPTRVAAASRTTTARSPAACLSVGGRRRGAEAVRASAGGAPAASLPAALLFDCDGVLVDTEKDGHRISFNETFAERELGVSWDVELYGELLKIGGGKERMTAYFSKMGWPAKAPKTDDERKEFIASLHKRKTELFMALIEKKLLPLRPGVQRLIDEALGKGVKVAVCSTSNEKAVSAIVSCLLGPDRAEKITIFAGDVVPRKKPDPAIYLLAATTLGVDPSSCVVVEDSTIGLAAAKAAGMKCIVTKSGYTAEEDFATADAVFDCIGDPPEVRFDLEFCANLLQKQFVS